Proteins from a genomic interval of Liolophura sinensis isolate JHLJ2023 chromosome 3, CUHK_Ljap_v2, whole genome shotgun sequence:
- the LOC135463866 gene encoding transcription termination factor 2-like produces MESVSCSRHGAPCMLKTGSKSGPNYGKSFYICSVLRDKCDFVKSAPNVPSSYCLKHPDNIADLQYIAEGKVSGEKRHYYRCRERVESGSNWCGYSVIGTIPRIDPLRDSQLHNVDESVIITSVSVKKAVSDAEGKLSAASQKTAARDRCSLNGSRIQEHGSKITTGSRQTGVSNTGMPDNGANSTIVAGSHASSSSEVINLDETSFGLADTPPMIMANSTLIEEDNAVNTEVNAPPKSLTSSIHIDLTKTAPVTSLSSKLHQSNGHTATHSSKQQTSGTSEHGGSGDRHRSQLTMEINQSMKEKLTRELKQKKQMLGTVNLNTLPDKGRRLHDQVEDLQRQLSYLNLQLVNNPHLAKEAASVASAKSSVPPNVPPAPPVPAASKPVPLKISTASHVRPLDPKDHRASSAPIVRPIDPKSTSSASSVRPLAPKAPPAPQVYTVYPSQPSGSTGQTKTIHVLHQPKGASGDSGSKQIVQGTKQTVLSFKTMSSASGQKQTIALEKPEPIPDHVLQQMYGANPQMKTLYGGRMTADRLKEVGSVTKDAIEGLHKQLERRPAETAEVEDPRGLKVNLMIHQRQALAWLIWREHQTPAGGILADDMGLGKTLTMISLVMKQRELKGPEQEATASGRKSGDWMSKDKQLHKVDKNIIKSRATLVICPASLIHQWQKEIENRVTPGILEKVLLYHGPNREPNVLKLADNDIVLTTYNIVSKEVASDASAKDAEKPVEDQDFLKGKKGKNMPNLLKIAWERVILDEAHNIKNHKCKTAIGVCRLRAWCRWALTGTPIQNDLIDMYSLLRFLRCSPFDEFQVWKRQVATNAGTGKVRLNTLVKTFLLRREKNQKGPGGKPLVPLPTKTIIVHELRLSKEEKSVYDKVYAQSQSKFKDYLKRHAEKNGGDQYLNDTAPASLGGRNPFMDKPGASTGPVLGQKGTGGTHILVSLLRLRQCCGHLSLLKEAIEDDVLETEGIELTLEEQMRGLMLGDSEKPGKKSAKSEKSLDQFDIAKVSTKVKAVMNGLMEVQKKSTKSDPIKSVVVSQWTRMLEIVAHHLLKAGIRCSVIQGNIPPHKRMETVEDFNTNPTGPTVLLLSLRAGGVGLNLIGGSNLFLLDQHWNPALEEQAFDRVYRVGQTKDVVIHKFLCAETVEEKIAELQKWKTELANDILTGTGGTKRKLTLADLRLLFGV; encoded by the coding sequence ATGGAGTCAGTGTCATGCTCCAGACATGGTGCACCATGCATGCTGAAGACTGGAAGTAAGTCAGGCCCCAACTATGGCAAGAGTTTCTACATCTGTAGTGTTCTCAGAGACAAGTGTGACTTTGTGAAAAGTGCCCCAAATGTTCCCAGCAGTTACTGTTTGAAGCACCCTGACAATATCGCTGACCTTCAGTACATCGCTGAGGGAAAAGTCTCAGGGGAAAAGCGGCATTACTACAGGTGTCGTGAGAGAGTGGAAAGCGGCTCAAATTGGTGTGGGTACTCAGTGATCGGCACCATACCGAGAATAGACCCGCTCAGAGATAGCCAGCTGCACAACGTTGATGAGTCCGTGATTATTACATCAGTGTCCGTGAAGAAAGCTGTGTCTGACGCAGAAGGGAAACTGTCAGCAGCTTCGCAAAAAACTGCAGCTCGCGACAGGTGCTCACTCAATGGCAGCCGGATCCAGGAACATGGTTCAAAGATCACAACTGGGAGTAGACAGACTGGAGTGAGTAACACGGGAATGCCTGATAACGGAGCGAATAGTACAATAGTGGCAGGTAGTCATGCTTCGTCATCGTCAGAAGTCATCAATTTAGATGAAACTTCCTTCGGCCTGGCCGACACGCCACCAATGATTATGGCAAACTCAACTCTAATCGAAGAAGATAATGCTGTTAACACTGAAGTAAATGCACCCCCTAAAAGCCTGACAAGCTCTATTCATATAGATCTGACGAAAACGGCGCCAGTTACATCACTGTCCTCCAAATTGCACCAGTCGAATGGGCACACTGCCACTCACAGCTCAAAGCAGCAGACCTCAGGTACCAGTGAACATGGTGGGAGTGGCGACCGTCACAGATCTCAGCTGACAATGGAAATAAACCAATCCATGAAGGAAAAACTGACCAGAGagctgaaacaaaagaaacaaatgcTTGGCACTGTGAATCTGAACACGCTTCCTGACAAAGGTAGACGACTTCATGACCAGGTAGAGGATCTTCAACGACAGCTGTCGTACCTCAATCTTCAGTTGGTCAACAATCCACATCTAGCTAAAGAAGCAGCTTCCGTGGCTTCAGCGAAGAGCTCTGTGCCTCCCAATGTgccccctgcgcctccagtaCCAGCAGCATCAAAACCTGTCCCATTGAAGATTAGTACAGCATCTCATGTACGCCCGTTGGACCCCAAAGACCACAGGGCGTCGTCAGCGCCCATTGTCCGTCCAATAGATCCAAAGTCCACATCGTCAGCATCTTCGGTACGCCCACTGGCTCCAAAGGCTCCACCAGCCCCTCAGGTTTACACGGTGTACCCTTCCCAACCGTCTGGCTCTACTGGTCAGACCAAAACCATTCATGTGCTTCATCAGCCTAAAGGGGCCTCAGGGGATAGCGGTTCTAAGCAAATTGTCCAAGGCACAAAGCAGACGGTGTTATCCTTTAAAACGATGTCATCTGCTTCAGGACAAAAGCAGACAATCGCTCTTGAAAAACCAGAGCCTATACCAGATCATGTTCTTCAACAAATGTATGGAGCCAATCCACAGATGAAGACTCTGTACGGCGGACGTATGACTGCAGACAGATTGAAGGAAGTGGGCTCTGTGACGAAGGACGCTATAGAAGGCCTTCATAAACAGTTGGAAAGGCGACCCGCAGAAACGGCTGAAGTTGAGGATCCAAGAGGCTTAAAAGTCAATTTGATGATACACCAGAGACAAGCTCTGGCGTGGCTTATTTGGCGGGAGCACCAAACACCTGCGGGAGGGATTCTGGCCGATGATATGGGACTGGGAAAAACATTGACGATGATTTCACTGGTGATGAAGCAGCGGGAGCTGAAAGGCCCGGAACAGGAAGCAACTGCTTCTGGCAGAAAGTCTGGAGATTGGATGAGTAAGGACAAGCAGTTACATAAggtagataaaaacatcatcaagtCGCGAGCGACACTCGTCATATGTCCAGCTTCTCTTATTCATCAGTGGcaaaaagaaattgaaaacaGGGTCACGCCTGGGATTCTGGAAAAAGTTTTGCTGTACCACGGCCCAAACAGAGAACCCAACGTCCTGAAACTGGCGGACAATGACATCGTCCTGACGACTTATAACATAGTCAGCAAAGAAGTGGCATCTGATGCTAGCGCTAAAGATGCTGAAAAACCAGTCGAAGATCAGGACTTCCTCAAAGGGAAGAAGGGAAAGAATATGCCGAACTTGTTAAAGATTGCTTGGGAGCGAGTGATCTTGGATGAAGCACACAATATAAAGAATCATAAGTGCAAGACAGCGATAGGAGTATGCCGTCTTAGGGCCTGGTGCAGGTGGGCCCTCACTGGGACACCTATCCAAAATGACCTTATTGACATGTACTCTTTACTCCGCTTCCTTAGGTGTTCTCCCTTTGACGAATTCCAGGTGTGGAAGAGACAGGTAGCCACGAACGCTGGGACAGGCAAAGTCCGTCTAAACACTCTGGTCAAAACGTTCTTGCTAAGGAGAGAGAAGAATCAGAAAGGACCGGGAGGAAAACCTTTGGTTCCGTTGCCGACGAAGACTATCATTGTGCACGAGTTACGGCTTTCCAAAGAGGAAAAATCCGTCTATGATAAAGTATATGCCCAGTCTCAGTCGAAGTTCAAAGACTATCTTAAAAGGCATGCTGAAAAGAACGGAGGAGACCAGTATCTAAACGACACGGCACCGGCTTCCTTAGGCGGTCGGAATCCTTTTATGGACAAGCCTGGCGCGTCGACTGGCCCGGTATTAGGTCAGAAGGGTACAGGAGGCACCCATATCCTCGTATCCCTGCTTCGCCTGAGGCAGTGCTGTGGTCATCTCAGCCTGCTCAAAGAGGCCATAGAGGATGATGTCTTGGAGACGGAGGGCATCGAACTCACTCTAGAAGAACAGATGAGAGGCCTGATGTTGGGTGACAGTGAGAAACCTGGCAAAAAATCGGCTAAATCCGAGAAATCTTTGGATCAGTTCGACATTGCGAAGGTAAGCACGAAGGTCAAGGCCGTGATGAACGGTCTGATGGAAGTGCAGAAGAAATCCACAAAGTCAGATCCCATCAAAAGCGTGGTGGTGTCTCAGTGGACGAGAATGCTGGAAATTGTTGCCCATCACTTGCTTAAGGCAGGGATACGTTGTAGCGTAATCCAGGGAAACATCCCACCTCATAAACGCATGGAAACTGTTGAGGATTTCAACACTAATCCAACAGGACCCACAGTGTTACTGCTGTCCCTGAGGGCAGGTGGCGTGGGCCTGAACTTAATCGGAGGGAGCAACCTGTTCTTGTTGGACCAGCACTGGAATCCTGCCTTGGAGGAACAAGCCTTCGATCGGGTCTACAGGGTCGGTCAGACTAAAGACGTTGTCATCCACAAATTCCTGTGCGCCGAAACGGTGGAGGAGAAAATCGCTGAGCTTCAGAAATGGAAAACTGAGTTGGCGAATGACATTCTCACTGGGACTGGTGGTACCAAGCGTAAGCTGACGTTGGCGGACTTGCGTCTACTGTTTGGCGTTTAG